The Brachybacterium huguangmaarense genome contains a region encoding:
- a CDS encoding GNAT family N-acetyltransferase, whose product MSTAAVPRPSGPARIALRRVRADDAPAVRAAFAASADMGRQGDVSDLDSARQYVDWLLTGGREAVAITVADALVGLVGVSVDAGNRSGWVFYWMHTTHRGRSLTSRAVATVCDRALAPVAAGGWGLERLELGHRVDNPASGAVARAAGFLVEGRERAKFLIGGERVDVLAYGRLRSDPAAGTAPLPWQDA is encoded by the coding sequence ATGAGCACCGCCGCCGTTCCCCGTCCCTCGGGCCCCGCCCGCATCGCCCTGCGCCGCGTCCGCGCCGACGACGCCCCGGCCGTCCGTGCCGCCTTCGCCGCGAGCGCCGACATGGGCCGCCAGGGCGACGTGAGCGATCTCGACAGCGCCCGGCAGTACGTCGACTGGCTCCTGACCGGTGGTCGCGAGGCGGTCGCGATCACCGTCGCCGACGCGCTCGTCGGGCTCGTGGGGGTGAGCGTGGACGCGGGCAACCGCAGCGGCTGGGTCTTCTACTGGATGCACACGACCCACCGCGGGCGTTCCCTGACCTCGCGCGCCGTCGCCACGGTGTGCGATCGGGCGCTGGCCCCCGTGGCCGCCGGCGGGTGGGGCCTCGAACGCCTCGAGCTGGGGCATCGCGTCGACAACCCCGCCTCGGGGGCGGTGGCCCGCGCCGCGGGATTCCTCGTCGAGGGCCGCGAACGGGCGAAGTTCCTCATCGGCGGCGAGCGGGTCGACGTCCTGGCCTACGGGCGGCTGCGCAGCGACCCGGCGGCGGGCACCGCACCCCTCCCGTGGCAGGACGCCTGA
- a CDS encoding 1,4-dihydroxy-2-naphthoyl-CoA synthase, producing the protein MPDTTPIGAPALPALVSETFDPTRWRDIGEAELVGPAFTDITYHRAVDRTGGAPRDLPCVRIAFDRPEVRNAFRPHTVDELYRALDHARLDTGVGVILLTGNGPSERDGGRAFCSGGDQRIRGRSGYQYADGEDSATVRAGQAGRLHILEVQRLIRTMGKVVIAVVNGWAAGGGHSLHVVADLSIASREHARFKQTDANVGSFDGGYGSAYLAKQVGQKRAREIFFLAEEYSAQDAYGFGGVNRVVDHARLEDEALAMAATIATKSPQAIRMLKFAFNLADDGLMGQQVFAGEATRLAYMTDEAVEGRDAFLEHRAPDWSAFGHPQG; encoded by the coding sequence ATGCCCGACACCACCCCCATCGGCGCCCCCGCGCTGCCCGCCCTCGTCTCGGAGACCTTCGACCCCACGCGCTGGCGCGACATCGGCGAGGCGGAGCTCGTGGGCCCCGCCTTCACCGACATCACCTACCACCGGGCCGTGGACCGCACCGGGGGCGCGCCGCGCGACCTGCCGTGCGTGCGGATCGCCTTCGACCGTCCCGAGGTCCGCAACGCGTTCCGCCCCCACACGGTCGACGAGCTGTACCGCGCCCTCGACCATGCCCGGCTGGACACCGGGGTGGGCGTGATCCTGCTGACCGGCAACGGCCCCTCGGAGCGCGACGGCGGCCGCGCCTTCTGCTCGGGGGGCGACCAGCGCATCCGCGGACGCTCGGGCTATCAGTACGCCGACGGCGAGGACTCCGCGACCGTGCGCGCCGGGCAGGCCGGGCGCCTGCACATCCTCGAGGTCCAGCGCCTGATCCGCACGATGGGCAAGGTCGTGATCGCCGTGGTCAACGGCTGGGCGGCCGGCGGCGGTCATTCGCTGCACGTCGTCGCGGACCTCTCGATCGCCTCGCGCGAGCACGCCCGCTTCAAGCAGACCGACGCGAACGTCGGCTCCTTCGACGGCGGCTACGGCAGCGCGTACCTCGCCAAGCAGGTCGGCCAGAAGCGCGCCCGCGAGATCTTCTTCCTCGCCGAGGAGTACTCGGCCCAGGACGCCTACGGCTTCGGCGGCGTCAACCGCGTGGTCGACCACGCCCGCCTCGAGGACGAGGCGCTCGCGATGGCGGCGACGATCGCGACCAAGTCCCCCCAGGCGATCCGCATGCTCAAGTTCGCCTTCAACCTCGCCGACGACGGGCTGATGGGCCAGCAGGTCTTCGCGGGCGAGGCCACCCGCCTGGCCTACATGACCGACGAGGCGGTCGAGGGGCGCGACGCGTTCCTCGAGCACCGCGCCCCCGACTGGTCCGCCTTCGGGCACCCCCAGGGATGA
- a CDS encoding AMP-binding protein: MSGALRTSWLRPAPFHGTPASLTEHVEAVGAMMRGEGRLWLGPFAPPASLPAELEQTALVVPTSGSTGGAKAVALALSALVASQDATARRLGGDAGPARGHGLWLPLLPPTHIAGIQVIARAWRAAELRDRPGPLLPGELPALATHFDADAFTAAAEPALAEAEALGVAAFTSLVPTQLARLLADRSRAGARAIELLGRFEAVLLGGAATPPALLGRSRAAGVAACTTYGSSETAGGCVYDGAPLDGVRLRLADPGSSGDGGAAVSTPDGTGRLVIASPTLALGYVHANGTAEASTFRTSPEGREFVTSDLARIEDGRLEILGRADDVIVTGGRKVLPQDVERALDAHPDLEGRLAGRVVVGVPDPEWGERLVALVAPTPGTSAAERTMLAELVPTALRHSLLPAHAVPKTTLLVEEIPLLGIGKIDRSAARRIASSRCR, translated from the coding sequence ATGAGCGGCGCGCTCCGGACATCGTGGCTGCGGCCGGCCCCGTTCCACGGCACGCCCGCCTCGCTCACCGAGCACGTCGAGGCCGTCGGGGCCATGATGCGCGGCGAGGGCCGCCTGTGGCTGGGTCCCTTCGCGCCGCCCGCCTCCCTGCCCGCCGAGCTCGAGCAGACGGCCCTGGTCGTGCCGACCTCCGGCTCGACCGGGGGCGCCAAGGCGGTCGCGCTGGCCCTGTCCGCGCTCGTGGCGAGCCAGGACGCGACGGCCCGTCGCCTCGGCGGCGACGCCGGCCCCGCCCGCGGGCACGGGCTGTGGCTGCCCCTGCTGCCGCCCACGCACATCGCGGGCATCCAGGTGATCGCCCGTGCCTGGCGGGCCGCCGAGCTGCGTGATCGTCCCGGGCCCCTCCTGCCCGGTGAGCTGCCCGCCCTCGCGACGCACTTCGACGCGGACGCGTTCACGGCCGCCGCCGAGCCCGCTCTCGCCGAGGCCGAGGCCCTCGGCGTCGCGGCCTTCACCTCCCTCGTCCCCACCCAGCTGGCCCGGCTGCTCGCGGATCGCTCGCGAGCCGGGGCGCGCGCGATCGAGCTGCTGGGACGCTTCGAGGCCGTGCTGCTGGGCGGCGCGGCCACGCCCCCTGCGCTGCTGGGCCGGTCCCGGGCGGCGGGGGTCGCCGCATGCACGACCTACGGCTCGAGCGAGACGGCGGGCGGCTGCGTGTACGACGGCGCACCGCTCGACGGCGTGCGCCTGCGCCTCGCCGACCCCGGCTCCTCCGGCGACGGCGGGGCGGCGGTGTCGACCCCGGACGGGACCGGCCGCCTCGTCATCGCCTCCCCCACCCTCGCCCTCGGCTACGTGCATGCGAACGGCACGGCCGAGGCCAGCACGTTCCGCACCTCCCCCGAGGGCCGCGAGTTCGTGACCTCCGATCTCGCCCGGATCGAGGACGGGCGCCTGGAGATCCTCGGCCGCGCGGACGACGTGATCGTGACGGGCGGGCGCAAGGTCCTCCCCCAGGACGTCGAGCGGGCGCTCGACGCGCATCCCGATCTCGAGGGGCGTCTCGCCGGGCGGGTCGTCGTCGGCGTGCCCGACCCCGAGTGGGGGGAGCGGCTCGTCGCCCTCGTGGCCCCGACCCCCGGGACGAGCGCGGCCGAGCGCACGATGCTCGCCGAGCTGGTCCCGACGGCGCTGCGCCACAGCCTGCTGCCCGCGCACGCCGTGCCCAAGACCACGCTGCTCGTCGAGGAGATCCCGCTGCTCGGCATCGGTAAGATCGATCGGTCCGCCGCCCGCCGGATCGCGAGCTCCCGCTGCCGCTGA
- a CDS encoding 1,4-dihydroxy-2-naphthoate polyprenyltransferase, with the protein MATFFQWVEGSRPRTWPAAVAPVAAGTGAALQQIGHLGLDVGAGTVVARALVALGVALALQIGVNYANDYSDGVRGTDDDRVGPFRLTGSRAAAPGAVKRAAVLALGIGGVLGVVLTAMAGAWWMLVVGAAAVLAAWFYTGGTRPYGYMGLGEVFVFVFFGLVAVMGTAYAITLRFSWVALLAACAIGLLAVAVLVTNNLRDIPSDTVSGKHTLAVRLGDRRTRLLFAACTLLPFVLLIPVMVVQWPTLLVLLALPLAVVPVRLVLAGAAGRALIPVLGGTGRLELVFSLLLLIGLAV; encoded by the coding sequence GTGGCCACGTTCTTCCAGTGGGTCGAGGGCTCGCGCCCGCGCACCTGGCCCGCCGCCGTCGCCCCCGTGGCCGCCGGCACGGGCGCCGCGCTCCAGCAGATCGGGCACCTGGGCCTCGACGTCGGGGCGGGCACCGTCGTCGCACGTGCCCTGGTGGCCCTCGGGGTCGCCCTCGCGCTCCAGATCGGCGTCAACTACGCCAACGACTACTCCGACGGGGTGCGCGGCACCGACGACGACCGGGTCGGCCCGTTCCGGCTGACCGGCTCCCGCGCCGCCGCACCGGGGGCCGTCAAGCGCGCCGCCGTGCTCGCGCTCGGCATCGGCGGGGTCCTGGGCGTGGTCCTCACCGCGATGGCCGGCGCGTGGTGGATGCTCGTCGTCGGGGCGGCCGCCGTGCTCGCCGCGTGGTTCTACACGGGCGGCACACGGCCCTACGGCTACATGGGGCTCGGCGAGGTGTTCGTCTTCGTGTTCTTCGGGCTCGTGGCCGTGATGGGCACGGCCTACGCGATCACGCTGCGCTTCTCCTGGGTCGCGCTGCTCGCGGCCTGCGCGATCGGGCTGCTCGCGGTCGCCGTGCTCGTCACCAACAACCTGCGGGACATCCCCTCGGACACGGTGTCCGGCAAGCACACGCTCGCGGTGCGCCTGGGCGATCGCCGGACGCGGCTGCTGTTCGCGGCGTGCACGCTGCTCCCCTTCGTGCTCCTGATCCCGGTCATGGTCGTGCAGTGGCCGACGCTGCTCGTGCTGCTCGCCCTGCCCCTCGCGGTGGTGCCGGTGCGGCTCGTGCTGGCGGGCGCGGCGGGGCGCGCCCTGATCCCGGTGCTCGGGGGCACGGGGCGCCTCGAGCTCGTGTTCTCGCTCCTGCTGCTGATCGGCCTCGCCGTCTGA
- a CDS encoding DUF4229 domain-containing protein yields the protein MRDVLVYSLLRLAILAGVWWLLYTLTSFGFYLSGILAALIALLLSILVLRRPRNQAAERWQRADERRRARKGEKHDEDADEEDALMDAEVGSTPAPDDEDTAGKADEQTASATRRRGDASR from the coding sequence ATGCGCGATGTGCTCGTCTACTCCCTGCTGCGCCTGGCGATCCTCGCCGGCGTCTGGTGGCTGCTCTACACCCTGACGTCCTTCGGCTTCTACCTCTCGGGCATCCTGGCCGCGCTCATCGCGCTGCTTCTGTCGATCCTGGTGCTGCGTCGGCCGCGGAACCAGGCCGCCGAGCGCTGGCAGCGGGCCGACGAGAGGCGCCGCGCGCGCAAGGGCGAGAAGCACGACGAGGACGCGGACGAGGAGGACGCCCTCATGGACGCCGAGGTCGGGAGCACGCCCGCGCCGGACGACGAGGACACGGCCGGGAAGGCCGACGAGCAGACCGCCTCGGCGACGCGGCGTCGGGGCGATGCCTCCCGCTGA
- a CDS encoding PLD nuclease N-terminal domain-containing protein has product MPRALLAVASIALTVFALADCIQTADSRVRGIPKWAWIILVVLIPWVGPITWLLVGKDRTPGADDLGARNGSRGRPAPGRSGPLAPDEDPDFLRRLDEEIRRERREREQRDRHGDDGPPSPA; this is encoded by the coding sequence ATGCCCCGCGCCCTCCTGGCCGTCGCCTCCATCGCCCTCACGGTCTTCGCTCTCGCCGACTGCATCCAGACCGCGGACTCCCGGGTGCGCGGGATCCCGAAGTGGGCGTGGATCATCCTCGTGGTGCTGATCCCCTGGGTCGGCCCGATCACGTGGCTGCTCGTGGGCAAGGACCGGACGCCCGGTGCCGATGACCTGGGCGCACGCAACGGCTCCCGCGGCCGGCCTGCCCCCGGCCGTTCAGGCCCTCTCGCTCCCGACGAGGATCCCGATTTCCTGCGCCGGCTCGATGAGGAGATCCGCCGCGAGCGGCGCGAGCGCGAGCAGCGGGACCGTCACGGCGACGACGGACCGCCTTCCCCGGCCTGA
- the ccsB gene encoding c-type cytochrome biogenesis protein CcsB, whose translation MSDQLSAQVSNLLFVVAIAVYVLAMIGFAADLAGSAQRHSDARLARRERARERVAASGGSGVAVLEHEAPADEEPSPTTSGGMSAGSFALVMTAAAAAMHLVAVILRGVATHRVPWSNMYEFAMTGSAVVVIVFLVVVARRRDMRVLGTFIVLPMLILMLIAQLFWYLPAAALPPSLQNSHWLVIHVLIAILATALLTVGAVASVLQLIQARREKNAAAMMAGAVGGAGVAGTATDAAGIDETEIGAADGTEASTAGSRRGGRFSNAVGAVMDRLPSSSELEAFAFRIHAVGFVLWTFTLIFGAIWASNAWGRYWGWDPKEVWTFVVWVVYAAYLHARATVGFRGNRAAWFALVGFACIIFNFTIVNTVINGLHSYSGLT comes from the coding sequence GTGAGTGACCAGCTGTCCGCCCAGGTCTCGAACCTGCTGTTCGTGGTCGCGATCGCCGTGTACGTGCTGGCCATGATCGGCTTCGCCGCCGACCTCGCCGGCAGCGCCCAGCGCCACTCCGACGCGCGCCTGGCGCGTCGCGAGCGGGCGCGCGAGCGCGTCGCCGCGTCCGGGGGCAGCGGCGTGGCCGTGCTCGAGCACGAGGCCCCCGCCGACGAGGAGCCGTCGCCTACGACCTCGGGCGGCATGAGCGCGGGCTCCTTCGCGCTCGTGATGACGGCGGCGGCCGCCGCGATGCACCTGGTCGCGGTCATCCTGCGCGGGGTCGCGACCCACCGCGTGCCGTGGTCGAACATGTACGAGTTCGCGATGACCGGCAGCGCCGTGGTCGTGATCGTCTTCCTCGTGGTCGTCGCCCGCCGTCGCGACATGCGGGTGCTGGGCACCTTCATCGTGCTGCCGATGCTGATCCTCATGCTGATCGCGCAGCTGTTCTGGTACCTGCCGGCCGCGGCCCTCCCGCCGAGCCTGCAGAACTCCCACTGGCTCGTGATCCACGTGCTCATCGCGATCCTCGCGACCGCGCTGCTGACCGTCGGTGCGGTCGCCTCCGTGCTGCAGCTGATCCAGGCCCGGCGCGAGAAGAACGCGGCGGCCATGATGGCCGGAGCCGTCGGCGGCGCGGGCGTCGCGGGCACGGCGACCGACGCGGCAGGGATCGACGAGACGGAGATCGGCGCTGCGGACGGCACCGAGGCCTCGACCGCGGGTTCGCGTCGCGGGGGGCGCTTCTCCAACGCGGTCGGAGCGGTGATGGACCGTCTCCCGTCCTCGAGCGAGCTCGAGGCCTTCGCGTTCCGCATCCACGCCGTCGGCTTCGTGCTGTGGACCTTCACCCTCATCTTCGGGGCCATCTGGGCGTCCAACGCCTGGGGCCGCTACTGGGGCTGGGACCCCAAGGAGGTGTGGACCTTCGTGGTCTGGGTGGTCTACGCGGCCTACCTCCACGCGCGTGCGACGGTCGGCTTCCGCGGCAACCGCGCCGCGTGGTTCGCCCTCGTCGGCTTCGCGTGCATCATCTTCAACTTCACGATCGTCAACACGGTCATCAACGGCCTGCACTCCTACTCCGGCCTGACCTGA
- the resB gene encoding cytochrome c biogenesis protein ResB — translation MARRTDDPTDMEDATTDTEPTPTPTTRGRAARAPRRRADTPRAALPRLGLRGTLLFLWRQLTSMQTALVLLMLLAIAAVPGSLYPQRSVNSTLTEQYLAENGRWARFLDTLGFFDVFSSPWFSAIYLLLFISLIGCVVPRLGVLVRQLRSRPPRTPLRLERFAGYTRVELEPERADEVQDRAERTLRRRRYRTLRAGEKRGGSIGAERGYLREAGNLLFHVALLGVLVGVAGGHLTQYRGQITVVEGEGFSNSLARYDSFQSGPWFDRSDLPDFQFTLDDFRASYDTNPSEHEFGQPRMFEADVAVTEPDEKPYTQTVRVNQPLQLPGASMYLLGNGYAPMVTITDPEGNVVAEGPVITIPRDSMYTSMMVLKAPDAEPEQIAAVGIFMPTAEIDESGPHSRFPDLIDPQLALSFYTGDLGLDGGVPKNAYEIDVSTLTPMTESDGDQVLLRMSPGDSAKLPDGSTVSFDGVKRYAAFDIKHDPFQTFTLVMALLAVLGLTLSLFVPRRRLWVRVTRPEDGPAVLEVAGLARSEDHQVDVAVADLVRRLGEDPDPSGGTPRE, via the coding sequence ATGGCGCGCCGCACCGACGACCCCACCGACATGGAGGATGCGACCACGGATACCGAGCCGACTCCGACGCCGACGACGCGAGGACGCGCGGCGCGCGCGCCGCGGCGCCGTGCGGACACGCCGCGCGCCGCGCTTCCCCGGCTCGGGCTGCGCGGCACCCTGCTGTTCCTGTGGCGCCAGCTGACGAGCATGCAGACCGCCCTCGTGCTGCTCATGCTGCTCGCGATCGCGGCCGTGCCCGGGTCGCTGTACCCCCAGCGCAGCGTGAACTCGACGCTCACCGAGCAGTACCTCGCCGAGAACGGGCGCTGGGCCCGCTTCCTCGACACGCTCGGCTTCTTCGACGTGTTCTCCTCGCCGTGGTTCTCCGCGATCTACCTGCTGCTGTTCATCTCCCTCATCGGCTGCGTCGTGCCGCGACTGGGCGTGCTCGTGCGTCAGCTGCGCTCGCGCCCGCCGCGCACCCCGCTCCGACTCGAGCGCTTCGCCGGCTACACGCGCGTCGAGCTCGAGCCCGAGCGCGCCGACGAGGTCCAGGACCGTGCGGAGCGCACGCTCCGGCGCCGCCGCTACCGCACCCTGCGGGCCGGGGAGAAGCGCGGGGGCTCGATCGGCGCCGAGCGCGGCTACCTCCGCGAGGCCGGCAACCTGCTGTTCCACGTGGCCCTGCTCGGGGTCCTGGTGGGCGTCGCCGGTGGCCACCTCACCCAGTACCGGGGCCAGATCACGGTGGTCGAGGGGGAGGGGTTCTCCAACTCCCTGGCCCGCTACGACTCGTTCCAGTCGGGTCCCTGGTTCGACCGCTCCGACCTGCCGGACTTCCAGTTCACGCTCGACGACTTCCGCGCCAGCTACGACACGAACCCGAGCGAGCACGAGTTCGGCCAGCCGCGCATGTTCGAGGCCGACGTCGCGGTCACCGAGCCCGACGAGAAGCCCTACACGCAGACCGTGCGCGTCAACCAGCCGCTCCAGCTGCCGGGAGCGAGCATGTACCTGCTCGGCAACGGCTACGCGCCGATGGTCACGATCACCGACCCCGAGGGCAACGTCGTCGCCGAGGGGCCCGTCATCACCATCCCGCGCGACTCGATGTACACCTCGATGATGGTGCTCAAGGCCCCCGACGCCGAGCCCGAGCAGATCGCGGCCGTCGGGATCTTCATGCCGACCGCCGAGATCGACGAGAGCGGCCCCCACTCGCGCTTCCCCGACCTGATCGACCCGCAGCTCGCGCTGTCGTTCTACACAGGCGATCTGGGGCTCGACGGCGGGGTGCCCAAGAACGCGTACGAGATCGACGTCTCCACGCTCACGCCCATGACCGAGAGCGACGGCGACCAGGTGCTGCTGCGCATGTCCCCGGGGGACAGCGCGAAGCTCCCCGACGGCTCGACCGTGTCCTTCGACGGCGTCAAGCGCTACGCGGCCTTCGACATCAAGCACGACCCTTTCCAGACGTTCACGCTCGTCATGGCCCTGCTCGCCGTGCTCGGCCTGACCCTGTCGCTGTTCGTTCCGCGCCGTCGCCTGTGGGTGCGCGTGACCCGTCCGGAGGATGGTCCCGCCGTGCTCGAGGTGGCGGGATTGGCACGGAGCGAGGATCATCAGGTGGACGTGGCCGTCGCCGACCTGGTGCGCAGGCTCGGCGAGGACCCAGACCCCTCAGGAGGCACCCCCCGTGAGTGA
- a CDS encoding cytochrome c biogenesis CcdA family protein, producing MSLAGIGDQFSTAVFSGSLWVAIAVAAAAGVVAFLSPCVLPVVPGYLGYVSGLAGQEADRSDRTRRMLLGSLLFVVGFALVFMALGGFVGALGHLLQAHQVWINRVAGAIVILMGLVFLGVFPSLSGEKRIASRPDAGLWGAPLMGIIFGLSWTPCMGPTYAAVVALSFDGASVGRGAALSLAYSLGLGIPFVLFALLFQRALGASRFLSRHRRTISLLSGALLIAIGVLLLTGQWSAWMGQLQGAVAGFEPVV from the coding sequence ATGAGCCTCGCGGGCATCGGCGATCAGTTCTCGACCGCCGTCTTCTCGGGATCGCTGTGGGTCGCGATCGCGGTCGCCGCCGCGGCGGGCGTCGTCGCCTTCCTCTCCCCGTGCGTGCTGCCCGTCGTGCCCGGCTACCTCGGCTACGTGTCGGGGCTCGCCGGTCAGGAGGCCGACCGCTCCGACCGCACCCGGCGCATGCTGCTGGGCAGCCTGCTGTTCGTGGTCGGCTTCGCGCTCGTGTTCATGGCCCTCGGCGGCTTCGTGGGCGCCCTCGGGCACCTGCTGCAGGCCCACCAGGTGTGGATCAACCGGGTGGCCGGGGCGATCGTGATCCTGATGGGCCTCGTGTTCCTGGGCGTCTTCCCCTCGCTGTCGGGGGAGAAGCGGATCGCCTCGCGCCCCGACGCGGGGCTGTGGGGAGCGCCGCTCATGGGCATCATCTTCGGGCTGTCCTGGACCCCGTGCATGGGCCCCACCTACGCCGCGGTCGTCGCCCTCAGCTTCGACGGCGCGTCGGTCGGCCGCGGGGCCGCGCTCTCCCTCGCCTACTCCCTCGGGCTCGGGATCCCGTTCGTCCTGTTCGCCCTGCTGTTCCAGCGGGCCCTCGGGGCGAGCCGCTTCCTGTCCCGGCATCGCCGCACCATCTCCCTGCTGTCCGGCGCGCTCCTGATCGCCATCGGCGTGCTGCTCCTGACCGGCCAGTGGAGCGCCTGGATGGGACAGCTGCAGGGCGCCGTCGCCGGCTTCGAGCCGGTGGTGTGA
- a CDS encoding TlpA family protein disulfide reductase codes for MTRPTRRGVLAGGALAAVSTVLAACGTDTSSRYDTGYVAGDGVSQEIDAADRGEALEFSGTTYEGEAFDSHDHLGSVLVVNVWYASCAPCREEAPNLKAIAEDYADQGVSFIGVNVRDEAGPAQAFEKKFAIPYPSLPDLDATIMYALRGQVAPNAVPSTLVLDKQGRVAARISGAADPSTLRAMIDRVVAE; via the coding sequence ATGACCCGCCCCACCCGGCGCGGCGTGCTCGCGGGGGGTGCGCTCGCGGCCGTCTCGACCGTGCTCGCGGCCTGCGGCACCGACACGTCCTCGCGCTACGACACCGGCTATGTCGCGGGCGACGGCGTCTCCCAGGAGATCGACGCCGCCGACCGCGGCGAGGCCCTCGAGTTCTCGGGCACCACCTACGAGGGCGAGGCCTTCGACTCCCACGACCACCTCGGCTCCGTGCTCGTGGTCAACGTCTGGTACGCGTCGTGCGCCCCGTGCCGGGAGGAGGCGCCGAACCTCAAGGCGATCGCCGAGGACTACGCCGACCAGGGCGTCTCCTTCATCGGCGTCAACGTGCGCGACGAGGCGGGCCCGGCCCAGGCCTTCGAGAAGAAGTTCGCGATCCCGTACCCCTCGCTGCCCGACCTCGACGCCACCATCATGTACGCGCTGCGCGGCCAGGTCGCCCCCAACGCCGTGCCCTCGACGCTCGTGCTCGACAAGCAGGGGCGCGTGGCCGCCCGCATCTCCGGGGCCGCGGACCCGTCGACCCTGCGCGCGATGATCGACCGGGTGGTCGCCGAATGA
- a CDS encoding histidine phosphatase family protein, whose protein sequence is MSTTTVHLVRHGEVHNPGKILYGLLPGFRLSERGTRMARLAADHLATADVTHVVASPLLRAQQTAAPIAQAHGLEIETDQRLIESGNHFEGLRVGHGEGSLANPRHWPYLVNPLRPSWGEAYRSQEARMVAAVRDARIAAEGHEAVIVSHQLPIWITRLSAERRPLVHDPRRRQCGLCSVTSLHFVDGHLADISYAEPAAALYPGAVDATGGKLT, encoded by the coding sequence ATGAGCACCACCACGGTCCATCTCGTCCGCCACGGCGAGGTGCACAACCCCGGGAAGATCCTCTACGGACTGCTCCCCGGCTTCCGCCTGTCCGAGCGGGGCACCCGGATGGCCCGCCTCGCGGCCGATCATCTGGCCACGGCGGACGTCACGCATGTCGTCGCCTCCCCGCTCCTGCGCGCCCAGCAGACGGCCGCGCCCATCGCGCAGGCGCACGGGCTCGAGATCGAGACCGACCAGCGGCTCATCGAGTCCGGCAACCACTTCGAGGGCCTGCGCGTCGGCCACGGCGAGGGCAGTCTCGCCAATCCCCGCCACTGGCCCTACCTCGTCAACCCGCTGCGCCCCTCGTGGGGGGAGGCGTACCGCAGCCAGGAGGCGCGCATGGTCGCCGCGGTGCGCGATGCGCGGATCGCCGCCGAGGGCCACGAGGCGGTCATCGTCTCCCACCAGCTCCCGATCTGGATCACCCGACTGTCCGCCGAGCGCCGTCCCCTCGTGCACGACCCGCGGCGTCGCCAGTGCGGCCTGTGCTCGGTGACGAGTCTGCATTTCGTGGACGGCCACCTCGCCGACATCTCCTACGCCGAGCCCGCCGCGGCCCTCTACCCGGGCGCGGTCGACGCCACCGGAGGCAAGCTCACATGA
- a CDS encoding MarR family winged helix-turn-helix transcriptional regulator, giving the protein MTETTTEPADATTRPSRDDVQWLGESEQIAWRTFIFGATSILDRLSQLLESDPRIDLTLSEYEILVRLSESEHHRMRMSDLADRVVHSRSRLTHTVSRMEKRGLLARVRCVADGRGREAALTDEGMALLERAAPIHVQSVRDVLLDPLGHDDFLELGRIVGRTLGHEVPCLPASTSHGR; this is encoded by the coding sequence GTGACCGAGACGACGACCGAGCCCGCGGACGCGACCACGCGTCCCTCGCGGGACGACGTGCAATGGCTGGGCGAGAGCGAGCAGATCGCGTGGCGCACCTTCATCTTCGGGGCGACCTCGATCCTCGACCGGCTGTCCCAGCTGCTCGAGTCCGACCCGCGGATCGACCTGACGTTGAGCGAGTACGAGATCCTGGTGCGGCTCTCGGAGTCCGAGCACCACCGCATGCGCATGTCGGACCTCGCCGATCGCGTGGTCCACTCGCGGTCGCGCCTGACCCACACCGTCTCGCGCATGGAGAAGCGCGGGCTGCTCGCACGGGTCCGCTGCGTCGCCGACGGGCGCGGCCGTGAGGCCGCGCTCACCGACGAGGGCATGGCCCTGCTCGAGCGCGCAGCGCCCATCCATGTGCAGTCCGTGCGCGACGTGCTGCTGGACCCGCTCGGCCACGACGACTTCCTCGAGCTCGGCCGGATCGTCGGACGCACCCTCGGCCACGAGGTCCCGTGCCTGCCCGCGAGCACGTCACACGGTCGCTGA
- a CDS encoding YceI family protein, with translation MTALPEGLTQGTWNLDPAHSEVGFTVRHAGISKVRGSFGEVSATLEVGESLEDLKFTATVAIASVDTGNADRDNHLRSGDFFEAETYPEMTFTTTSVDSKAITGDLTLHGVTRQVELDYDFEGAITDPFGVYRAGFTGSTSISRKDFGLTWNAALAAGGVLVGDEVKISIEAEFAAPTAA, from the coding sequence ATGACCGCTCTTCCCGAAGGCCTCACCCAGGGCACCTGGAACCTCGACCCCGCCCACTCCGAGGTCGGCTTCACCGTGCGCCACGCCGGCATCTCCAAGGTGCGCGGCAGCTTCGGCGAGGTCAGCGCCACCCTCGAGGTCGGCGAGTCCCTCGAGGACCTGAAGTTCACCGCGACCGTCGCGATCGCCTCGGTCGACACGGGCAACGCGGACCGCGACAACCACCTGCGCTCGGGCGACTTCTTCGAGGCCGAGACCTACCCGGAGATGACCTTCACCACGACCTCGGTCGACTCGAAGGCGATCACGGGCGACCTCACCCTGCACGGCGTGACCCGGCAGGTCGAGCTCGACTACGACTTCGAGGGCGCCATCACCGACCCGTTCGGCGTGTACCGCGCGGGCTTCACCGGGTCCACCTCGATCTCCCGCAAGGACTTCGGGCTGACCTGGAACGCGGCCCTCGCGGCCGGCGGCGTGCTGGTCGGCGACGAGGTCAAGATCTCGATCGAGGCGGAGTTCGCGGCGCCCACCGCCGCCTGA